A stretch of DNA from Poecilia reticulata strain Guanapo linkage group LG18, Guppy_female_1.0+MT, whole genome shotgun sequence:
CCTTGTATGggttaagacattttaaggccttcatTTTATATCTAtgaatttcagactttttaaggatttaAGGAATGTGTCACGCTCAAATTCAAGACCCATAACTTCTGTCAAACATGCAAGACACTTACTGTAAAAGCAGAGTGAAGCAGGGCCTTGAAGTTCGTGAAGTCGCTAAGAGCCGAGACGCTGAAGTAAAGCTGTTTGAGGTCCACCGTTTCATCCTGATGAAGAACACAAAGAAAGTGGTTACACATGTGACCAATTATTTCATCTGAAAGTCTATTTTTAAGATTTCcttttttactgaaattaaaaacacattcacagATTGGTGCATAAAAACTGAGCAAACTTTTTACTTTACCACATTTTAGGGGCCATGAttgtttttatggttatttaaaaGAAAGGCTAAAAGCTTCATCAAGacatgtttcaaaaatgttttgaaactttTGGTAAGGGCTGAAActattaatcagattaatcatgacacacacacacacacacacacacacacacacacacacacacacacacacacacacacgcaggccatttcttaaaaaaacaacaacattcagAGCAGTGATTAAGCcaaaaaattgtacaaaaaagagatacattttgcattcaagATAAAAACACTGTCAACATGTTTCACCCAAAACTCAAAAGTATTTCtgatattgtataaaaaaaatcttaaaacgttaaatgaaaaatctgtagaatgtgaattttttattatcagattaatcaattaatcatcagaataattgattaatctgaaTAACTGTTAGTTGAAGCCCTTCTTATGGTGTAGTATGTGAACATCCAACAtcacaacattaaaacacagagtatgaggaacaaaagaaattttttttttttgcttcattcagAACCAAAGAACTGACTTTACCTTTGAGTACAAGCCACAGATGGAGACAGCCATTTGTTTATCCTTCAGGGAGAGAATAGAGGTGAGCTCGTCTGCACTGGCCTTTGACCCCTGAGCTCCAGACCGACACCTGTCAATCATTTTGGCCAGAGCAACTTTGATTTCATGGGCCTCCAGTCTGAGAGACAGAAAGATGCAAAAAAGGAAGACAATGGTTAGTTTAAATAACACCAAAGAGCTTTGgtttagagatttaaaaatcACTGGAAGAGTTCTTACCCATTTTTACGCAGAAGAGACAACGTTACCCTGCCAGGAGGTTCCAGCGGTAGAGACAGGCCGCCCAGTTTGCTCACAGGGACCCTGCCCTCCATCACATGGTCTGTGGCTGGGACTCCTAACGCCCTGTGGAGCAGTGAAGAACCGTTAGGAAACGGATCAGGTCGTGGACGTCTTAGTCAGAAACTAAAGCGTATCTTTACTGCtaatcaaaaacaatttaacGCTTAAATATGGCTCAGCTACTACATCTGGTGGCAGAAATCTGCAAGCGTTTCTCAAAGCCAAATGATATAATAAACcagtttttcctgtttgaaaatATGTGTTATGTTTACAGTTATTAATATGATCGACTGTGTCTAGAGTCTGGCTAGACGGTTCGAAAATCAAAATCCCTACATGAGCTTTCTGTGTCTAGGCCTGTCTGTCTCGATAACatattttgctggatgataaattgtcccaggaATAATTGCGATAAGCTATAATGTGGTTTTGATACCATTTTCAAGTCATATcttgataatggcataatgaTGCTAGTTCACCTTCACAAAGACAgagaaactttaattttgtggaGAActcttaacactggaactggaagatattttaaatacccCAAATTAGAGATGCACAATATATCAGCACCAACATCAGTATCGGCAGATATTGGTCATTTTCTGACATATCGGTATCGACTGAGACAATATGAACAACcgatatttatttccatcttgatGCCTTTTGTTTCTCGTTGgggtttccccccccccccccccaaaggTGTCAAAATAATAGAAGCATATATATAAAATAGGTAAAGACTGGTTATGGCCAATATCTGGATATAAATATCGGCCCAAATTTTAATATAtctctgaaataaaatctaaaataaaacacgacaaccaaaaccataaatacaaCTGATTAAGatttctctgtaaacaaaattgcccttcaaaacaTATTCTGAAAtgatcaaactcattttaaattctCATGCGATTCATTGATTAGTTGAGTagttgcttattgcgacaggtgTGGTCGTCTCCTTACTTGGCCATGAGTTTCTGGACATTGTCAGCATACAGGCTGGGgttcttcttttcctcctcagaCGGGTTATAAACAGGCAGGTACTGCAGGacaacaaaacatgtcatttactggcagattttgtttttttaaaaccttttcttgggaggttaaaaatgaaaaaaatttaaaaaagtggcCGATATGGGTAAATACAGCTTCATATCTGCTGCACCTCTTAGTGCAGCCAACAGAGAACACACCCTGAGTACAcatatttatgactttattgtaaGGAAATAGGGTGAGGAGGGGGGATATACGATTCTTACCTCAACAGTCATGTTCGTATAAAACTGTGAAGCAGTGTGCCAGACTGAATCGGtcctaaaaaataaagagaaaatgataCACAATTGTGAGAATGCATAGCGTGCTAATTATGACAGGAAACTCAAGAAGAAAACTTTAGAGAGCCCGTCTAAATCAGACACCAACTTCTTTTCCCAGTTATAGACTTGCCTAAATACTTGGGGTTGAACCAGTGAGACTGAATTatcaaagataaaaatcagTGTTATTGCAAAGCAAGAAATGAATTTAAACAAGCTGtggaaatttaagaaaattatttaaataaatactgccACATTGAATGTGCTTAACTCATGAAAACATAATCCTTAGTATTGAAAACATGAAGTCTAATGCAACTTCTTGAAATTTACCTGTCACgtcttgaaaaatgtaaaaaatttccAACAAgatgtcaaaattatttttttcctcacagttTCTTCCATACTTGAATACACTTGTACATAAAGCaaccaaacatttttcctcatttctgcCTCTCAGACTGATCAGTTtctaaaggaacattttaatggaacaaaaaccttcaaataTTAGCAgaacttttttgttattgtttgtttcaACTGAGGTTCTGTTAATAATACTCTTAATTAGGTATTAATTCAAATGAGTTGGTCCAAAAGGCTGAAGCTAATAGCTAGTCTGGGAGCAGCCAAGGCAACAGCAGCGAGCCGCAgtttcaaagtcaaatacaaTCTTAATAATGTCCTCGCAATTTATGCAAATGCCACTTTATGGCCTTTGTACATTTGCAAACTTACATAGAAGCTGAATTGGAGGCTGTGAGTCACAAATTATCCGTGTCAAATGCAAACTAATACTGTAATATTTAAAACGTTTATAGCAAGCAAAGCAAAACCGCACTCATACGCTGCTCTGGCATTGTTTGCTTTATTCTTCTGACAGGCGACACTTTGTAGTCCAGTTTTCATATGGGAAGCTTATTGGTGGCACACCACCTCCAACCTGTGTTTCCTGCAAGTTGTCACCTGTTTCACTGCAAACAAAACtcaatttaaatttgattggTGCTTGAAGGTTTATCAAATAGCTTTGGTGCAAACTGATGAGACCCTTTGAGACTACATATGGCAGAACACTTTGGTCTCGATCCCTCACAAACTTTATCTTTATCCCCGTTAACAAATGTCGTACAAATACATCTATTAATGTTCATATTCATAAACTTTGCTGGCAGTCAGTGGTTAGAGTGTGAATAACATCAGATTGTggttttttgctgtttcttaCATTATTTGATGGATAGGAATAAAATAATCTACAATACAATTGATCAAAACAGTATTACCAACTATAATCTTACTTAATTAAAGCAATACAAAGCATAACCTCTGATTTAGCTGATTAAATGATCTGACATTAAACGTTTGTCGCTAATTAGACCAATTTAATGCGCTTTTATACCAATGCACTTGCCTTTCTACCTTCTTTTAATCAAATCCATACAAGCTTAATTCCCTGCAATGCAACACAAGCCTGAGAAGACACAAAAATAAGTTAGCTTAAGGAACTCACCATGACGCCCCTTTATATGTCCATCGAACGGTGTCCTGAGGAAgagccataaaaacacagatcaaaCAGTGCAAGCAGGACAAAAATGGTTTTATCTCAGAGCGGGGTTGTTTTATGCCTCCCATTTCCCCATGTTAAACACAGTGATATTTGCAGTATGCAAACACTGAACCAAACAGTGTTTGCAGTCATCTTTCCAACATGActccaaaaagtcaaaaatgccAGCTGCCAAACAGCACAAAGCTTTTATTGTACACATTTGCGAATGCAAGTTCATACATGTGTACATATGATGCAATACCAAAACAGTAAGAATAGTAAAAATAGAGCAGAGGCACACACTGTTGTAAAATGCAGCTAACTTCACTTGCTGCTGTTCCATTTCTACAGCTCTCTAAAATCATGTCTAGAGCCACCAAAAGCAAGGTACTGATCCAACTCATGGTCCAGCACTGGGTCATTTGCATGACCAGTGCAGGTCTTTCATGACATCTTGGTGTCCGATACATTAACTACACTCAGCATTTTTTTGGAACACAAACATTTGCATTCCTGTGGTTGAAGCTAATCAGTTCCTGTGGACTTTTCACACCTGGATTAGGGATCAAaacttgcaacatttgttacattttcagctgatccAGTAAGCTTTCACACTACAGTGTGTCAAACGATCCCAACACTTTGAAATACTTGTTCTCCCTCTCACCCTTCACCTGTGGTGGTGCTGTGCCAAGAACTCCTtcaggaaacgacacaaaaacctctgaagaaggtAAACATGCAGCAAACTAATGGTGTATGAGGGCCGCACTGGGTGAACTCGGGGAATTCATCTGTCTAACGCATGTTTCATTCAACTCCAGGTCACttttttgttctgtcacaattattggttatttccattttgattGTCAGAGTTCAAATTTTACAAGGACTGCGATGCAGACTGACCAGGGCAAGCAATGCAATGGTGCCAACAATAAACGGCACCACAACACGGTCAACAGAAACTATGATCTCCCCTCGCACCCGCTTCCTCACACACAAAGCCAGCGCGCAGTAACCTTCCTTGGTGACAGTCACACCCGCATTGACACACCCACCACCCAAGTGTCAAAGCCGTGTGCTCCTGTCACATCAGTAATTACTTTTATTCATATGGCTCTTACAGAAGGcatgagtgcaacttccttgttcgtgaaatattaagaaaaatggagtggcgtcagattttagcgacTGTAGGATGTCTCGTGAAGCACGTGAAGACATTTCTCACAAAAAGactcttgtgtttgtttcagttacatttacacAGAATGCCGTGCACTATAGTATGTTTGAACCTTTTGGAGTAGTccggcgttcacatatgcattcgaaccgcaccagagttcaaaTCAACCAAACCGAGATCTAGGTTTTTAGGCAGACtggagtttgcttttttggttaCGCCTCCTCACCTCCTcaaatgaaccggactttctcGGCAAAtaaaccagagtttgattaaagtggaccaaACAGGGTCCGGTGTCAATGGAAATGCTGGAAAGTGTTAGGAGACCTGCAATTCATCATGCATGcattaaacaaagaaatttaaggattcaaatatttacatccaACATGTAAATGTGGATGTAAATAACTGGGACGGAATTATTTACATCAGTTACTGAAAATCTTCTTCCCAATTATTGCACTCACCACTTTGTTTGGGTAGCGCAAAAGAACTGGTTGGACAGGGACTCCAGCGACAAAGGCACCTGACATCaggagacaaagaaaaatgtcttggaaATATACCAAGTCATCAAGTAGCAAGACAAGAAAATGAAACCACTCCGATTATTGAGCAATTCCTGCATGATTCGTGCAAACAGTAGTTTTACTGAAACAGACAGGACGGTCTTGCTCAGGAtgacattacattttctgtttgttctcgCTGCGGACACCTACCAGGCTTGAACTTGATGAGCGCTCGGCCATTAGTCGTGGTTCCCTCTGGAAACATGAGcatctagaaaataaaaagttgcttCTTTTATGAATTCAATCAAGTGATAACATCTCaatagcattttaaaaacaataacataatTTATCACCTATTTtgagccacaaaaaaaataaacggtAGCTAAGAAGTGATgccaaacatcaaaaataattctatTAAACCAGCAGAACGcacaaaataaatctagctAGGATTTTTTATACCATGTTTTGTAATCTGTGATAATTTCACATCATATAGTTCCTACTATTTAAAGTCCTTGTaatgagatgccagagaaaATCCTGAAGAAACTGAGTAATGCTTTGCCTCATCAATCTGTTGCCATCAACGGTTGCTAAGCTAGCTGAAGCAAGGCTAGCAGACCTTTATCTGTCACTTAAAAGAAAGTGAcgggaaaaacagaaaaatattttgtgttttcataaatatttccatttatgaaaaaacacaaagtggatACTAAAGCCAGCCTTCTTTCTTGATGAGGTCATAATAAAACTAGAGTCCACAGAAAGACAAAATCAACACATTCTAACACATCCTAACCcataagcacatttattttaaaactataaatttACCCGGTTTTAATTCTGCTCTCAAGTTTGCACATAAAATTGACATGAAATGTCTAAAGTGTTACTGCACAATTCtaactgaaaatgatttttcagcagaggaagaaataactaggactgaaatgattaatcagattaattgtgatgaatcaattattgataTTGTCAACCaatttagcaatcgattaatcaataaTTGGAGCATACAAACGTATAAAAGTCTATTTGATTAGAAAACAGCAGTAGTGGTTAATcgaaactgtacaaaaataaactaaaaaagaaaaacgtttgtCTTATAATTTGTTCTAAGTAGACATGGCCTCTCCTGCAGACGACCACCTGACCTCGTACCTGGGGCCAGTAGCCTTTAGAGGTCAGCCTCTCGATGAGCTTAGCAACGGCCATCTTTCTCGACTCCGGATCTTTCCTGCTCACGAGCACAGACTGGTTAAACTCCAGCAGAGCTGAAACGCATATcaaaaatcattattattattattttacactgCATCAAATcagaacaaagaaataaaacaaactttaggATTTTATTGTG
This window harbors:
- the lpcat4 gene encoding lysophospholipid acyltransferase LPCAT4 isoform X2, with the translated sequence MWPIARLRLAGLSEEERARPVTGWRRWLFHPIILLLSRAVFFSLGFPWVRVKGRRADLKEAPVLVVAPHSGFLDMLVLCPTQLATVVSRYENTKLPVIGALLEFNQSVLVSRKDPESRKMAVAKLIERLTSKGYWPQMLMFPEGTTTNGRALIKFKPGAFVAGVPVQPVLLRYPNKVDTVRWTYKGASWTDSVWHTASQFYTNMTVEYLPVYNPSEEEKKNPSLYADNVQKLMAKALGVPATDHVMEGRVPVSKLGGLSLPLEPPGRVTLSLLRKNGLEAHEIKVALAKMIDRCRSGAQGSKASADELTSILSLKDKQMAVSICGLYSKDETVDLKQLYFSVSALSDFTNFKALLHSAFTLFDQESKGSLSEEELSDLMGAMLGIPQHNTGDLYTKASSQGMLTEENLLRVLTTHPTYQKVVNDYLQPEEAGPQPSPTAAAAANGKAVNSNGVTHGANGFQQHNKKLE
- the lpcat4 gene encoding lysophospholipid acyltransferase LPCAT4 isoform X1; this translates as MEKGDCCTATQEYPHPFIFEVKLTRAQRIRGLILGSVLVPVRVTLAALFFLIMWPIARLRLAGLSEEERARPVTGWRRWLFHPIILLLSRAVFFSLGFPWVRVKGRRADLKEAPVLVVAPHSGFLDMLVLCPTQLATVVSRYENTKLPVIGALLEFNQSVLVSRKDPESRKMAVAKLIERLTSKGYWPQMLMFPEGTTTNGRALIKFKPGAFVAGVPVQPVLLRYPNKVDTVRWTYKGASWTDSVWHTASQFYTNMTVEYLPVYNPSEEEKKNPSLYADNVQKLMAKALGVPATDHVMEGRVPVSKLGGLSLPLEPPGRVTLSLLRKNGLEAHEIKVALAKMIDRCRSGAQGSKASADELTSILSLKDKQMAVSICGLYSKDETVDLKQLYFSVSALSDFTNFKALLHSAFTLFDQESKGSLSEEELSDLMGAMLGIPQHNTGDLYTKASSQGMLTEENLLRVLTTHPTYQKVVNDYLQPEEAGPQPSPTAAAAANGKAVNSNGVTHGANGFQQHNKKLE